Proteins found in one Aspergillus chevalieri M1 DNA, chromosome 2, nearly complete sequence genomic segment:
- a CDS encoding uncharacterized protein (COG:E;~EggNog:ENOG410PJ18;~InterPro:IPR013057;~PFAM:PF01490;~TransMembrane:11 (i63-84o90-114i142-165o171-190i202-223o254-275i287-309o329-350i373-393o399-422i434-456o)) gives MSVNMNRDMSEPTKIEKKDEYDPEGLGLHLHPSQIGEVQNTETPTYDAVFGEITEDGPNYRNVGFLGTVALMMKTQIGLGVLSIPAAFDALGLVPGVVCLCAIAGITTWSDYIIGTFKLRHREVYGIDDAGQLMFGRFGKEVFGGVFCLYWIFVSGSGMLGISIALNAVSTHGTCTAVFLAIAFVLGFVLASIRTLGRISWIAWVGLACILTSIFIVTIAVGVQDRPAAAPSPEEALVWVSDYKIVNNPSFTSAIKAVSTLAFAFAGTPAFFAVVSEMREPRYYTQAMLICQGGVTAIYVTIGIVVYYYCGSYVASPVLGSAGVTVKKVSYGFALPGLIATTTIVTHIPAKHIFLRLLRNTHHLTANTLTHKVVWVASTFTVAIIAYIIASAIPVFDSLISLIGALLGTFMMFQPMGCMWLYDNWSRKTMEHGWAWWRWAAMVCWSVFVVLAGFFLTIAGTYGSVVGIIEDYRGSGGSAAWSCADNSNSV, from the exons ATGAGTGTGAATATGAATCGAGATATGTCAGAACCAACTAagatagaaaagaaagatgAATACGACCCTGAGGGCCTTGGTCTACATCTCCACCCTTCACAAATCGGTGAAGTCCAGAATACTGAAACTCCAACCTACGATGCGGTATTCGGAGAGATCACGGAAGATGGACCAAACTATCGCAAT GTCGGTTTCCTAGGTACCGTCGCCCTCATGATGAAAACCCAGATCGGTTTGGGTGTTCTGTCGATTCCTGCCGCTTTCGACGCACTAGGTTTAGTCCCCGGTGTCGTCTGTCTGTGTGCTATTGCTGGTATAACAACCTGGTCGGATTATATCATTGGGACGTTCAAGCTTCGACATAGGGAAGTATATGGGATTGACGATGCGGGTCAGTTGATGTTTGGACGTTTTGGGAAGGAGGTTTTCGGGGGTGTCTTCTGCCTTT ATTGGATCTTTGTCTCCGGCTCTGGAATGCTCGGTATCTCGATCGCCTTGAACGCAGTCTCGACACACGGTACATGCACGGCTGTCTTCCTCGCTATCGCTTTCGTTTTAGGGTTCGTTCTCGCTAGTATCCGGACACTGGGACGGATTAGTTGGATTGCATGGGTTGGTTTAGCATGCATTCTCACCTCAA TCTTCATCGTCACCATTGCCGTCGGCGTCCAAGACCGTCCTGCCGCTGCGCCCTCGCCAGAGGAAGCACTCGTCTGGGTCTCGGATTACAAAATCGTCAACAACCCGTCCTTCACGTCTGCCATCAAGGCAGTTTCGACGCTTGCGTTCGCCTTTGCCGGTACACCGGCTTTCTTCGCTGTCGTGTCTGAGATGCGAGAGCCGCGGTACTACACTCAGGCTATGCTTATCTGCCAGGGTGGCGTTACGGCTATCTATGTCACTATCGGCATCGTCGTGTACTATTACTGCGGGTCGTATGTTGCGTCGCCAGTCCTAGGGTCTGCCGGGGTCACTGTCAAGAAAGTTAGCTATGGCTTTGCTCTGCCGGGGTTGATCGCCACCACTACTATAGTTACCCAC ATCCCAGCAAAACACATattcctccgcctcctccgcaACACTCACCACCTAACCGCCAACACCCTAACCCACAAAGTCGTCTGGGTCGCCAGCACTTTCACCGTCGCCATAATCGCCTACATAATCGCCAGCGCAATCCCCGTCTTCGACAGCCTGATCTCCCTCATCGGCGCATTGCTGGGCACATTCATGATGTTTCAGCCGATGGGGTGCATGTGGTTGTACGATAACTGGAGCCGCAAGACAATGGAACACGGATGGGCGTGGTGGCGGTGGGCGGCTATGGTGTGTTGGAGTGTGTTTGTGGTGCTGGCGGGTTTCTTTTTGACGATTGCAGGGACTTACGGGAGTGTTGTTGGGATTATTGAGGATTATAGGGGGTCGGGGGGGAGTGCGGCGTGGTCTTGTGCGGATAATTCAAATTCTGTGTAG